One part of the uncultured Bacteroides sp. genome encodes these proteins:
- a CDS encoding 1,4-dihydroxy-2-naphthoate polyprenyltransferase — protein sequence MKDIKGIVEKNSVKAWLLAARPKTLTGAVVPILIGTGLAIADGKFNWLPAMICCMFAFLMQIASNLINDLFDFLKGTDREDRLGPERACAQGWISPSAMKIGIIIVVSLACALGSTLLLYGGWWLIIVGIVCVIFAFLYTTGPYPLSYHGWGDILVLLFFGFVPVCGTYYVQALTITPSVIVGSLISGLAIDTLLVVNNYRDREADALSGKKTVIVRFGEPFGRYLYLFLGMFACWLCLYFVFEGHLWAALLPQFYLAPHFKTWQKMVRIHKGKELNAILGETSRNMLILALLLSMGLIMG from the coding sequence ATGAAAGATATAAAAGGTATAGTAGAAAAGAATTCTGTCAAAGCATGGCTGCTTGCTGCCCGCCCAAAAACATTGACCGGAGCAGTGGTGCCGATATTAATAGGAACGGGACTTGCAATTGCCGATGGAAAGTTTAATTGGCTTCCGGCAATGATTTGCTGCATGTTTGCTTTCCTTATGCAGATTGCATCCAACCTTATAAATGACTTATTCGACTTCCTGAAAGGAACCGACCGCGAAGATCGTCTTGGCCCTGAACGGGCTTGCGCTCAGGGATGGATTTCTCCTTCTGCTATGAAGATAGGAATTATTATTGTGGTATCTCTGGCATGTGCTTTAGGCAGTACACTTCTACTTTATGGCGGTTGGTGGCTGATCATTGTAGGCATAGTCTGCGTTATATTCGCTTTTCTATATACCACAGGGCCGTATCCTCTTTCTTATCACGGATGGGGAGATATTTTGGTTTTGCTATTTTTTGGATTTGTTCCTGTATGCGGAACTTATTATGTACAGGCTTTGACCATTACTCCCAGTGTGATTGTTGGCTCACTCATCAGCGGACTAGCCATTGACACTTTGCTTGTGGTAAATAACTATAGAGATAGGGAAGCTGATGCCTTGAGCGGAAAAAAAACAGTTATAGTTCGTTTCGGAGAACCTTTCGGACGCTATCTTTATTTATTCTTAGGTATGTTTGCCTGCTGGCTTTGCCTTTATTTTGTATTTGAAGGTCATTTATGGGCAGCCTTACTCCCACAGTTTTATCTGGCGCCTCACTTCAAGACTTGGCAAAAAATGGTTAGAATTCACAAAGGAAAAGAACTAAATGCTATACTAGGAGAAACATCAAGGAATATGCTTATTCTGGCATTGCTTCTTTCTATGGGATTGATTATGGGATAA
- a CDS encoding DUF3244 domain-containing protein — MKKLVLFTLILFSLSAMKIHSTELPREAKDIYLKKTQGNIQPPVVSLNELLSEPIAATIDGSLVEVYSQLTIESLTVTITNKLGQVVYSNSSYIDEITVLPISLTGNNIGEYNIEIRYSDVVLIGKFYLE, encoded by the coding sequence ATGAAAAAACTGGTTTTGTTTACATTGATTTTGTTTAGTCTGAGCGCGATGAAAATACATAGTACCGAACTTCCTAGAGAAGCAAAAGATATTTATCTAAAAAAGACTCAAGGAAATATTCAACCTCCTGTTGTATCTTTGAATGAATTATTGAGTGAACCAATTGCTGCAACAATTGATGGCTCACTAGTAGAAGTATACTCTCAACTTACAATTGAAAGCCTAACTGTTACTATTACTAATAAATTAGGGCAGGTGGTATATAGCAATAGTTCTTATATTGACGAAATAACAGTATTGCCAATATCGCTGACTGGAAATAATATTGGTGAGTATAATATTGAAATCCGGTATAGCGACGTGGTTCTTATAGGAAAATTCTATTTAGAATAA
- a CDS encoding DUF5060 domain-containing protein — MKNWNQNLLYTILLLFSFLLPESLSAQKKVPQWGCFETSFTCKTKGNPFTEVDLNATFINNEAHDTVRVSGFYDGNDIFKVRFMPLKQGLWTYEIKSSESKLNGLKGSLLCIKPETGNHGMVQVGKSCNFTFSDGDSYSPFGTTAYAWIHMDNGIQNLTLKSLAQSGFNKVRMCIFPKYYALVKEEPASYPYEIKSVTTDSKGQKHYEWDFNRFNPQFFQHLERCVSQLDSLGIQADLILFHPYDKVHWGFDAMPMDANIKYIKYVVSRLAPYRNVWWSLANEFDYVKSKTVDNWITLSRTVTTVDPYKHLCSIHGSTACYFDYSLPFFTHTSIQDQAPVSDFGRAATVRNIFKKPVIFDEVCYEGNLPSRWGQLSGEEMLYRIWQGLIAGTYVTHGECFNFSNENDTIFWAKGGPLRGESWKRIAFTRKLIESLPNSLQLADMSWDNITSTAGPGYYFIYLGKETPGSWTFNLPAKNANYPKLTAGEKFKVEVIDTWNMTTEIYPGIFETTVQGNYRFVDKEGKKVSLPQKPYLLLRITHAL; from the coding sequence ATGAAAAATTGGAATCAGAATTTGTTATATACAATTTTGTTGCTGTTCTCTTTTCTGTTACCTGAAAGTTTATCTGCTCAAAAAAAAGTTCCTCAATGGGGATGTTTTGAGACTTCTTTCACCTGCAAAACAAAAGGTAACCCTTTTACTGAGGTCGATTTAAATGCTACATTTATCAATAACGAAGCTCATGACACGGTAAGAGTATCTGGCTTTTATGACGGAAATGATATATTCAAAGTTCGTTTTATGCCTTTAAAGCAAGGACTATGGACTTATGAAATAAAGTCTTCTGAATCAAAATTGAATGGACTTAAAGGCTCACTTTTATGCATTAAGCCAGAAACCGGCAATCATGGCATGGTTCAAGTGGGAAAATCATGCAATTTTACTTTTTCAGATGGTGATTCTTACTCCCCATTCGGAACAACTGCTTATGCATGGATTCACATGGATAATGGAATTCAGAATCTAACATTGAAATCTCTGGCACAATCAGGTTTTAATAAGGTAAGGATGTGCATTTTTCCTAAATACTATGCGTTAGTAAAAGAAGAACCAGCAAGTTATCCTTATGAGATTAAAAGTGTTACAACCGATTCTAAGGGTCAGAAACATTATGAATGGGATTTCAATCGTTTCAATCCGCAATTCTTTCAGCATCTTGAAAGATGTGTATCACAGTTAGATTCTTTAGGAATTCAGGCTGATTTAATATTATTCCATCCTTACGACAAGGTACATTGGGGTTTTGATGCAATGCCTATGGATGCAAATATTAAATACATTAAATACGTTGTCAGTCGGTTAGCTCCATACCGGAATGTATGGTGGTCTCTTGCAAATGAGTTTGATTATGTAAAATCTAAAACTGTTGATAACTGGATCACTCTTTCCCGCACAGTTACTACGGTCGATCCTTACAAACATCTTTGCTCCATCCATGGAAGTACGGCATGCTATTTTGATTATTCATTGCCATTCTTTACTCATACCAGCATTCAGGATCAGGCTCCAGTCAGTGACTTTGGCAGAGCTGCAACAGTACGTAATATTTTTAAGAAACCTGTAATCTTTGATGAAGTGTGCTACGAAGGAAATCTCCCAAGCCGTTGGGGACAGCTATCCGGTGAAGAAATGCTTTATCGCATTTGGCAGGGATTAATTGCCGGTACTTATGTTACCCATGGAGAGTGCTTCAATTTTTCAAACGAAAACGATACAATTTTCTGGGCAAAAGGAGGACCGCTACGTGGAGAAAGCTGGAAACGAATTGCATTTACCCGCAAATTGATAGAGAGCCTTCCAAATTCTTTGCAGTTGGCAGACATGAGTTGGGACAATATAACCTCAACAGCAGGACCAGGTTATTACTTTATCTATTTAGGAAAAGAGACTCCTGGCTCCTGGACATTCAATTTACCGGCTAAGAATGCCAACTATCCTAAACTCACTGCCGGCGAAAAGTTTAAGGTTGAGGTTATCGATACCTGGAACATGACGACCGAAATCTATCCCGGCATCTTTGAAACCACAGTACAAGGCAATTATCGTTTTGTTGATAAGGAGGGCAAAAAAGTTTCTTTACCCCAAAAACCTTATCTGCTATTACGAATTACCCATGCACTCTAA